A genomic stretch from Hemicordylus capensis ecotype Gifberg chromosome 1, rHemCap1.1.pri, whole genome shotgun sequence includes:
- the EDARADD gene encoding ectodysplasin-A receptor-associated adapter protein isoform X1, whose protein sequence is MASPADLLPEADLAVKEPVEDTDPSTLSSEEETEKYPVQDTALPKDEEYQTEKVTLEIASINIRSLTSDSGLIQQPEEDDDSQSSTGESPTALKKPCTENGTCSLYISHQPTISDLLNDEDLLYMMRIKLDPSHPTVKNWRNFASKWGMTYDELCFLEQKQQSPTLEFLLRNSDRTVEQLIDLCKLYQRVDVEKMLLKWVEKEWPKRGHGTYQNKF, encoded by the exons cagATCTTGCAGTTAAAGAACCAGTAGAAGATACAGATCCTAGCACTTTATCCTCAGAAGAAGAA ACAGAAAAGTATCCTGTTCAAGACACAGCACTGCCAAAAG ATGAGGAGTATCAAACAGAAAAAGTGACATTGGAAATAGCATCCATTAACATTAGGAGCCTAACATCAGATTCAGGCCTGATACAACAG ccagaagaagatgatgatagcCAAAGTAGTACTGGCGAATCACCTACAG CTTTGAAGAAACCATGCACTGAAAATGGCACCTGCTCCTTATATATATCTCACCAACCAACCATCAGTGACTTGCTCAATGATGAAGACTTGTTGTATATGATGAGGATAAAGTTGGATCCATCTCACCCAACAGTGAAAAACTGGAGAAACTTTGCCAGCAAATGGGGAATGACCTATGATGAATTATGTTTCCTGGAACAGAAGCAACAGAGTCCCACCCTGGAATTTTTGCTACGGAATAGTGACAGAACTGTGGAACAACTTATTGATCTATGCAAATTATATCAAAGAGTTGATGTTGAGAAAATGCTACTGAAGTGGGTGGAGAAAGAATGGCCAAAGAGAGGGCACGGAACCTACCAAAATAAGTTCTAA
- the EDARADD gene encoding ectodysplasin-A receptor-associated adapter protein isoform X2: MASPADLLPEDLAVKEPVEDTDPSTLSSEEETEKYPVQDTALPKDEEYQTEKVTLEIASINIRSLTSDSGLIQQPEEDDDSQSSTGESPTALKKPCTENGTCSLYISHQPTISDLLNDEDLLYMMRIKLDPSHPTVKNWRNFASKWGMTYDELCFLEQKQQSPTLEFLLRNSDRTVEQLIDLCKLYQRVDVEKMLLKWVEKEWPKRGHGTYQNKF; this comes from the exons ATCTTGCAGTTAAAGAACCAGTAGAAGATACAGATCCTAGCACTTTATCCTCAGAAGAAGAA ACAGAAAAGTATCCTGTTCAAGACACAGCACTGCCAAAAG ATGAGGAGTATCAAACAGAAAAAGTGACATTGGAAATAGCATCCATTAACATTAGGAGCCTAACATCAGATTCAGGCCTGATACAACAG ccagaagaagatgatgatagcCAAAGTAGTACTGGCGAATCACCTACAG CTTTGAAGAAACCATGCACTGAAAATGGCACCTGCTCCTTATATATATCTCACCAACCAACCATCAGTGACTTGCTCAATGATGAAGACTTGTTGTATATGATGAGGATAAAGTTGGATCCATCTCACCCAACAGTGAAAAACTGGAGAAACTTTGCCAGCAAATGGGGAATGACCTATGATGAATTATGTTTCCTGGAACAGAAGCAACAGAGTCCCACCCTGGAATTTTTGCTACGGAATAGTGACAGAACTGTGGAACAACTTATTGATCTATGCAAATTATATCAAAGAGTTGATGTTGAGAAAATGCTACTGAAGTGGGTGGAGAAAGAATGGCCAAAGAGAGGGCACGGAACCTACCAAAATAAGTTCTAA